A single Candidatus Rokuibacteriota bacterium DNA region contains:
- a CDS encoding long-chain fatty acid--CoA ligase: MAEKTLATMFWDRVERSANGPAQQTKRGGRWETLTWRQAGEAAREIAIALLALGRKRGEAVGILAASRAEWVQADFAIFSAGCVTIPIYPTYPPDLVEYIVNDAEVRTLIVEDPVQLAKVLEVRGKMDRLEQVIVMQGYEGKEPSPFIVTWEALRRLGRDNAERLKGELATRVAEARPDDVATIVYTSGTTGPPKGVVQTHGNHMAALGAAAQVLVASEGDVHLLFLPLAHSFGRLESFIGPYKGLCTAFAESIDKLRDNLPEVKPHFICAVPRVFEKVYAGVLAKAEGGSPLKKKIFWWAVGAGKEASRLKQANLPVPGALAFKCRLAHKLVFHKMHEALGGRLRFAVSGGAPLSREIAEFFHAAGILILEGYGLTETCPALTFNRFDHYKFGSVGPALPGVEIKLAPDSEILGRGSNIAKGYFKQPEATAQVFLPDGWFATGDIGKIDPEGYLFITDRKKDLIVTAGGMNIAPQNIENLLKGDPFISQVMVHGDRRPYPVALITVNAEELAKFAKAEGILNLDPAALVKHPKVVERVSRIVEQRNTELQSYAKIKKFAILPGDFTVDNGLLTPTLKVKRKVIREEYREALEELYR; the protein is encoded by the coding sequence CCCGGGAGATTGCCATCGCGCTTCTCGCGCTGGGGCGGAAGCGGGGCGAGGCGGTGGGCATCCTGGCGGCGAGCCGCGCCGAGTGGGTGCAGGCCGACTTCGCCATCTTCTCCGCCGGCTGCGTCACGATCCCCATCTATCCGACCTACCCGCCGGACCTCGTCGAGTACATCGTCAACGACGCCGAGGTCAGGACGCTCATCGTCGAGGACCCGGTGCAGCTCGCCAAGGTGCTCGAGGTGCGGGGGAAGATGGACCGGCTCGAGCAGGTGATCGTCATGCAGGGGTACGAGGGCAAGGAGCCCTCGCCCTTCATCGTCACCTGGGAGGCGCTCCGCCGGCTCGGCCGCGACAACGCGGAACGCCTGAAGGGCGAGCTCGCGACCCGCGTCGCCGAGGCCCGGCCCGACGACGTGGCGACCATCGTCTACACCTCCGGGACGACGGGCCCCCCCAAGGGCGTGGTGCAGACCCACGGCAATCACATGGCGGCGCTCGGCGCGGCGGCGCAGGTGCTCGTGGCCTCCGAGGGCGATGTTCACCTCCTGTTCCTGCCCCTGGCGCACTCCTTCGGTCGGCTGGAGTCGTTCATCGGCCCCTACAAGGGGCTCTGCACGGCCTTCGCCGAGAGCATCGACAAGCTCCGGGACAACCTCCCCGAGGTGAAGCCCCACTTCATCTGCGCCGTGCCGCGCGTCTTCGAGAAGGTGTACGCGGGGGTGCTGGCGAAGGCCGAGGGGGGATCGCCGCTGAAGAAGAAGATCTTCTGGTGGGCCGTCGGGGCCGGCAAGGAGGCCTCCCGACTCAAGCAAGCCAACCTGCCGGTGCCAGGGGCGCTCGCCTTCAAGTGCCGGCTGGCGCACAAGCTCGTCTTCCACAAGATGCACGAGGCCCTCGGCGGCCGGCTCCGCTTCGCCGTCTCGGGCGGCGCGCCACTGTCGCGCGAGATCGCCGAGTTCTTCCACGCGGCGGGCATCCTGATCCTCGAAGGGTACGGGCTCACGGAGACCTGCCCGGCGCTCACCTTCAACCGCTTCGACCACTACAAGTTCGGCTCGGTCGGGCCGGCGCTCCCCGGCGTGGAGATCAAGCTCGCGCCCGACAGCGAGATCCTCGGGCGGGGCTCCAACATCGCGAAGGGCTACTTCAAGCAGCCCGAGGCCACGGCCCAGGTCTTCCTGCCCGACGGCTGGTTCGCCACGGGCGACATCGGCAAGATCGATCCCGAGGGGTATCTCTTCATCACCGACCGCAAGAAGGACCTGATCGTCACTGCGGGAGGCATGAACATCGCCCCGCAGAACATCGAGAATCTGCTCAAGGGCGATCCGTTCATCAGCCAGGTGATGGTGCACGGTGACAGGCGCCCCTATCCGGTGGCCCTCATCACCGTCAATGCGGAGGAGCTGGCCAAGTTCGCCAAGGCGGAGGGCATCCTGAACCTCGATCCCGCGGCGCTGGTCAAGCATCCCAAGGTGGTGGAACGGGTGTCCCGCATCGTGGAGCAGAGGAACACGGAGCTGCAGTCCTACGCCAAGATCAAGAAGTTCGCGATCCTGCCCGGCGACTTCACCGTGGACAATGGCCTGCTCACCCCCACGCTCAAGGTCAAGCGGAAGGTGATCCGGGAGGAGTACCGGGAGGCGCTGGAGGAGCTGTACCGCTGA